The following coding sequences are from one Rutidosis leptorrhynchoides isolate AG116_Rl617_1_P2 chromosome 11, CSIRO_AGI_Rlap_v1, whole genome shotgun sequence window:
- the LOC139876432 gene encoding monocopper oxidase-like protein SKU5 has product MHSKSWWVILISFVGLFNYAFAGDPFVYYDWTVSYITASPLGVKQQVIAINGKFPGPVLEATTNWNVVVNVRNNIDEPVLLTWNGIQQRKNSWQDGVLGTNCPIPAGWNWTYQFQVKDQIGSFSYFPSTNFQRAAGGYGGIIVNNRDVIAVPFGTPDGDITLAIGDWFVKSHKDLRKDIENGIDLGYPDGVLFNGLGPYRYDSTIVPDGIPYQVINVEPGKTYRFRVHNVGISTSLNFRIQNHNLLLVETEGSYTVQQNYSNMDIHVGQSISFLVTMDQTGSNDYYIVASPRFEKSTKASGVAILHYSNSQGPASGPLPDAPDESDPSFSMSQARSIRMNVTAGAARPNPQGSFKYGEITVTDVYLLQNRPPELINGKRRTTLNGISFFVPSTPLKLAQQFNVLGIFKLDFPNRPMNRPPVIDTSVMNGTYKGFIEIILQNNDTTVQSYHLDGYAFFVVGMDYGVWTENSRSVYNKWDGVARSTTQVFPGAWTAILVYLDNAGLWNLRAQNLDSWYLGQEVYLSVVNPEKDEVSLPENTIYCGVLSSLQKDQAQRVRFSGAPLVPAVTTGVLITLIITYFVTFIR; this is encoded by the exons ATGCACTCAAAATCTTGGTGGGTTATCTTGATTTCTTTTGTGGGTTTGTTTAATTATGCATTCGCAGGAGACCCTTTTGTTTATTATGACTGGACTGTATCTTACATCACTGCCTCACCACTTGGTGTTAAACAACAG GTGATTGCAATAAATGGGAAATTTCCAGGACCGGTTCTTGAAGCAACAACGAACTGGAACGTGGTTGTCAACGTAAGAAACAATATTGATGAGCCTGTACTTCTCACATG GAATGGGATCCAACAGAGAAAAAATTCATGGCAGGATGGTGTGTTAGGGACAAATTGTCCAATTCCTGCTGGTTGGAATTGGACATATCAATTTCAAGTTAAGGATCAAATCGGCAGCTTTTCGTATTTTCCTTCGACAAATTTTCAACGGGCCGCAGGTGGGTATGGCGGAATCATTGTAAACAATCGGGATGTTATTGCAGTACCGTTTGGAACGCCAGATGGAGACATTACATTGGCTATCGGTGACTGGTTTGTAAAGAGTCATAAG GATCTTAGGAAGGATATTGAAAATGGCATTGATCTTGGATATCCTGATGGTGTATTGTTTAATGGGCTAGGTCCTTATCGATATGATAGTACCATTGTTCCTGATGGTATTCCGTATCAGGTGATAAACGTTGAACCAG GAAAAACATACCGTTTCCGTGTACACAACGTTGGTATCTCAACAAGTTTGAACTTCAGAATTCAAAACCATAACTTGCTTTTAGTAGAAACCGAAGGTTCATACACGGTACAACAGAACTATTCAAACATGGATATTCATGTTGGCCAATCAATTTCTTTCTTGGTGACTATGGATCAAACTGGCAGTAACGATTATTACATTGTTGCCAGTCCTCGGTTTGAAAAATCTACGAAAGCTTCTGGAGTTGCCATTTTGCACTATTCAAATTCCCAAGGGCCCGCATCCGGCCCACTTCCAGATGCTCCCGACGAATCTGACCCATCGTTCTCAATGAGTCAAGCAAGATCCATAAG AATGAATGTTACTGCTGGTGCGGCTCGTCCAAATCCACAAGGGTCATTCAAATATGGAGAAATTACAGTAACCGATGTATATTTGCTGCAAAATAGACCACCCGAGCTTATAAATGGTAAAAGACGTACCACTTTAAATGGTATTTCTTTCTTTGTTCCTTCAACACCATTGAAACTTGCCCAACAATTCAATGTTTTGGGAATCTTCAAGCTTGATTTCCCGAATAGACCAATGAACCGACCCCCAGTAATCGACACATCTGTGATGAATGGTACATACAAAGGATTTATTGAAATTATACTCCAAAACAATGATACTACAGTTCAAAGCTACCATTTGGATGGTTATGCATTCTTTGTTGTCGG GATGGATTATGGAGTGTGGACAGAAAATAGTAGAAGTGTATATAATAAATGGGATGGGGTGGCTCGCAGTACTACCCAG GTGTTTCCTGGAGCATGGACCGCGATTTTGGTTTATCTTGACAACGCGGGCCTTTGGAACCTTCGGGCACAAAACTTGGATTCATGGTACCTTGGCCAAGAAGTTTATTTGAGTGTGGTTAACCCTGAAAAAGACGAAGTTTCTTTGCCCGAGAATACCATCTACTGTGGGGTACTTTCGTCCTTGCAAAA GGACCAGGCTCAAAGAGTTCGATTTTCCGGTGCACCTTTAGTTCCTGCAGTAACTACAGGAGTCCTAATCACATTAATCATCACATATTTTGTTACCTTCATAAGATAG